Within the Miscanthus floridulus cultivar M001 chromosome 2, ASM1932011v1, whole genome shotgun sequence genome, the region CGGTGGCCCAGTTCACGAGCGCGAATGCGAGGTGTCCCTCGCCGTCCGTGACGCGGCCGGTGTTCCGAAAGCTCTGCACCCAGCACTGCAAAGGCAAGGGGGGAAACACCGTGACGCGTGAGGAACGCCCGCCGCGCTGACGACCGCTGCAGAAACCGAACGAACGCGGAACTGGAATTGAGGGAGGAGGAGCGGCGGGCGACCGACCTGTCGCTGGTCCTTGTCGTCCGCGCGGGCGAGGACGGCGGCGCCGTCACGAACGATGAGGCACAGGTCCTGGCCGCTCTGGCACAGGATTCGCAGTGGCCGCGCGTGCTCCATGTCCTTGTACCACACCTACGTACGTAACAGAATGCAAGACAACGCACGCGTTACTTTCTACTAGCTAGATGCGACGCATGGGCGCCAGTTTGCAGCCCTTCGCTGGTGTGAATCTTTGTAGAAATTGACTGatctgttgggagagaaaaactgAAGGatcggaaacggcgaccagaggggggtgaatgggagcctcaaatttcttttgaAATATTCAACCAATGTCCCAAtttcaatccccaaaaagcatacacgataGACTTGATGActacgaccctagagaagggtggatgctccctcagaacatagcgggtcaccacaaagcaaacggaacacagatcggagcccaaacgagcaaaga harbors:
- the LOC136539987 gene encoding ricin B-like lectin R40G2, encoding MEHARPLRILCQSGQDLCLIVRDGAAVLARADDKDQRQCWVQSFRNTGRVTDGEGHLAFALVNWATGKALRRCSGSELVGLAGHKPDSVDVALL